Genomic window (Vicinamibacteria bacterium):
AAGGCTCGCTCCGCCTCCTCGAACTGGCCAGCACGCTGAAGAACGTCTCCAAGGCCCAGGTGCACGAAGGGTTGCGAGTCGTCGATACGAAGGGCCTCGCGGAAGAGACGGATCGCCTCGTCGAGATCGTCGAGGTCCCTCTTGATCTCCGCCAGCTGGCTGAGCGCACCAATCGAGTTCGGATCCGCCTGGAGGGCTCGTTTCACGAGCTGCTCCGCCTGAACGACGCGCCCCTCCACCCGGTGAATCTGGGCGATGCTGAGCAGCGCGTCGGCGTTATCGGGGTCGAGCTCGAGCGCCTTCTCGAACTCACGACGAGCCTTGTCCGGCTCACCGTTCTGCAAATAAACCCGCCCCAGATTGTTGTGGATCTCGGGAGAGGATTCGACTGCCCCGTCGCTCCCCAGACCGCTTTCCGATGGGGTTTCCAGGTATCCCAGTGCGCGAAGCTGGTCCAGATTTTCCTCGACCGGGGAATCGTTCGTCGGCTCGTTCGCCGCTTCTCTGCCGCGTTCGGTCTCGCTGCCGGCCTCGTAGCTTGCAATGTAGCGGATCGGGTGCTCCCCGAGGAACTCGTCTTCAAAAATCGTGTCCAGAACTTTGCCATCCATGTCCTGCGCCACGGGCAATCCGAGATAGTGGAGGACAGTCGGAGTGACGTCGAGGACCGAAGCACCGTCGACCTGCACGCCCTTCCGCAACTTGGGTCCGGCAGCAATGAAGATCCCCTTCGGCTCATGATCGAGGTGCGCCTTACGCACGTCGACGACCTCTTCGCTCCGGATGCGTCGCTCCCCACTCTTGAAGCCGTGATCGGAGAGCACGAAGACCGCCGTCTTCTCGAGGTCGATTCTCGCCAGAAGGCGTCCAAGTAACGCGTCCTGGTGCTTGTACCACTCGGTGACCACATCACGAAACCGCTCGTAAGGCTCGGTCTCGATCCATTCCAGCTTGGGTGGAGCATATTTCATGAACAGATGGGACAGACTGTCGACTTGCTCGTAGTAGACCATGAAGAGATCGAAGGGGCGCTCTTCGAGAAGCTCTTCCGCGATCGCGGTATAACCCTCCGCGGTCACCGCGTATTGTTGAAAGAGATGAATGGGGTTGAAAGGATTGTGCCTGGTGTGGCGCGCGGGACTGAACATAACATTGCTGTACGTTTCCGCGTCGATATGGATGAATCGCCGCGCGTAGTCGGCGGTGATTTGCTGCTCGGGCGGGACCAGCAAACTCACGGTCTCGAACAAGCTGGCGGGATAGGTCTTCTTGCCGTCGTCTCCGTCGCGGGCGGTCGCTCCGAAGCCGTGGAAGCCGATGGCATCGGAAACCAGGACTCCCCTGCCGATCTCCTCCGCGGGGTAAGTGGCCCACCAGCCGATGACCGTGGGGCGGCGGCGGTGCTCCGCTAGAATATTCCAGATGGCCTTGACCTTCCGGTTGGTGCTGCGAACCGGCGCACGAGTGCCGTCCGGCCGATCCACCATGAACCAGGTGACACCGTGCTTGTCGGCCTTCTTGGCCGTAGCCACGCTGGTCCAGATAACGGGAGAGAGCGGAATATCGTGAAGCGTCTCGATCTCCCCCCAGACGCCGCGGTCGCGCAGGCTTGCCATAGCGGGCAGATGCCCCTCCGCCGCGAGGCGGTCGATGATTTTCCAGTCAGCGCCATCGATTCCAACGACGACGGCTTGCGTTCCCAAGTCAAGGACGTGATCGCCCGCGCGGCAACCGAAGAGGATCGAGGCGACGGCAGCGATTGTCAGAAAGGGATTCAACCCTGAGACGAGGCTCGTCCCCGAGCGCGGAGCGCGACCTCGAGGAGCCGCAGCGTCACACCATCTGAAGGGCATCTGACCACCTACACGGAACATCTAGCTAGCAGCTCGATGGGCAAGAGATCAAACTCTGTCACGTTCGGTCACCGTACCAGTATTCCTCGACGAAACGGCGAAACGTGCTTCGATCGAACGCCAACCAGTAGAGAGATCGAAAGAGGTTCATGAGGAAATGCCAGTCGCCGTACCGGTCGAACTTCCGCGTCGAGGCGATGGCCCTCGATCGCGTGGCCCGAACTAGGCTCTGGCCCCGTTCGCGTCCGAGCTTGCGCAGATCCAGGAGGAAACGAACGTCCTCCGCCACCTTCATCGCCTCTCGGTAGCCCCCGATGGCAAGGAAGTCTTCACGGCGACAGAACACCACCCCGGAGTCCATCTTCGTGGCCCAGGCGAGGGGGAGCATCGCAGCATAGGTCACGGCGATCGCAAGCGAGAAGCGCTCCATCGTGACACTCGTGGCTCCGCCGACGTAACCGCTGCCGCCCAAGGTCTCGGAAATGACGTCGAAGGTGTCCGGGTGGACCTGAAAGTCCGCATCCACGAACGCCAGAAAGCGGCCCCGCGCGAGCCGGGCGCCGGCATTTCTGACGGCGGCGATGACGCGGCGATCGACCGAAACGAGGAGACATCCGCGTTGGCGCGCGATCTCTGCAGTGGAGTCGGTGGATACGTTGTCGGCCACGATCACCTCGATCGCGCGCGCCCCGTAGTGGTAGCGTTCGCGCGCGATCTCGATCGAATCGAGGAGCCTGGGGAGAAGCCGCTCCTCGTTCCGTGCGGGGATCACGACCGAGATTTCGGGTAACACCATGTCCGATGATAACCCCGAGCGCGGAGACTCTGCTGGCCGACGGGGTGGATGTCCCAAAACGATTTGCGATCGAGTACACTCCGTCGTTTCATGAGCGCAACCGCTCCACGCGAGCTCAGCAGGGTCCTCGGGCGTCGAGACGTCGTGGCCCTGGCCTTCGGCGCCATGATCGGATGGGGCTGGGTCGTTCTCTCGGGGGAGATGATCCGTCGGGCGGGCACGCTGGGCTCGGCGCTCGCCTTCGTCGTGGGTGCGGTCATGGTCCTCCTCGTCGGGCTCACCTATGCCGAGCTCACCTCCGCTCTCTCCCGCGCCGGGGGCGAGCTGGCTTTCACCTACTTGGGCATCGGACCTTCGGCATCCTACGTCTGCGGGTGGTCTCTGGTCCTGGCCTACATGACTGTGGTGGCCTTCGAAGTCGTGTCCTTGCCGACGGTACTCGGTTATCTCTTCGA
Coding sequences:
- a CDS encoding tetratricopeptide repeat protein, with translation MPFRWCDAAAPRGRAPRSGTSLVSGLNPFLTIAAVASILFGCRAGDHVLDLGTQAVVVGIDGADWKIIDRLAAEGHLPAMASLRDRGVWGEIETLHDIPLSPVIWTSVATAKKADKHGVTWFMVDRPDGTRAPVRSTNRKVKAIWNILAEHRRRPTVIGWWATYPAEEIGRGVLVSDAIGFHGFGATARDGDDGKKTYPASLFETVSLLVPPEQQITADYARRFIHIDAETYSNVMFSPARHTRHNPFNPIHLFQQYAVTAEGYTAIAEELLEERPFDLFMVYYEQVDSLSHLFMKYAPPKLEWIETEPYERFRDVVTEWYKHQDALLGRLLARIDLEKTAVFVLSDHGFKSGERRIRSEEVVDVRKAHLDHEPKGIFIAAGPKLRKGVQVDGASVLDVTPTVLHYLGLPVAQDMDGKVLDTIFEDEFLGEHPIRYIASYEAGSETERGREAANEPTNDSPVEENLDQLRALGYLETPSESGLGSDGAVESSPEIHNNLGRVYLQNGEPDKARREFEKALELDPDNADALLSIAQIHRVEGRVVQAEQLVKRALQADPNSIGALSQLAEIKRDLDDLDEAIRLFREALRIDDSQPFVHLGLGDVLQRAGQFEEAERAFRHVLELDPDSAKAYYNLGATYGNQGRLDEAVICYERSLELAPQAPEAVLAHNNLGVIHLNRGEVEQAAERFAMAVKASPFHLESRYNLALIYLDESKVDEAISLLENAARIQPNHELVTLRLGLAYLRKGRNEDAFKSFLLVRRLYPQNWNALLGLALLHLGAGQEEQARASLDEALRLGGDVARNQAKSFPRLDELISGR
- a CDS encoding glycosyltransferase, whose translation is MVLPEISVVIPARNEERLLPRLLDSIEIARERYHYGARAIEVIVADNVSTDSTAEIARQRGCLLVSVDRRVIAAVRNAGARLARGRFLAFVDADFQVHPDTFDVISETLGGSGYVGGATSVTMERFSLAIAVTYAAMLPLAWATKMDSGVVFCRREDFLAIGGYREAMKVAEDVRFLLDLRKLGRERGQSLVRATRSRAIASTRKFDRYGDWHFLMNLFRSLYWLAFDRSTFRRFVEEYWYGDRT